In one window of Blastopirellula marina DNA:
- a CDS encoding response regulator, with protein sequence MPKQVLDVGNCAYDHGSLKSLIERNFDAKVLQSHGPRDTLKMLREQTFALVVINRKLDRDHSDGIDILRDLKTDEQLKDLPVMMLSNYEDAQAAAEAEGAVPGFGKRDLGKETTLKKLEPFLG encoded by the coding sequence ATGCCTAAACAAGTTCTCGACGTCGGCAACTGTGCGTATGACCACGGCTCGCTGAAGAGCCTGATCGAACGCAACTTCGACGCCAAAGTGCTTCAGTCGCACGGGCCGCGCGATACGTTGAAAATGTTGCGCGAACAAACGTTCGCCTTGGTGGTCATTAATCGTAAGCTCGACCGCGATCATTCCGATGGAATCGATATCCTGCGGGATCTGAAAACGGACGAGCAGCTGAAGGATCTCCCGGTGATGATGCTTTCCAACTACGAAGACGCCCAAGCCGCTGCCGAGGCGGAAGGTGCCGTCCCTGGCTTTGGCAAGCGTGACCTGGGCAAAGAGACCACCCTCAAAAAGCTAGAGCCCTTTCTAGGATAG
- a CDS encoding tRNA-binding protein: MSEITWSDFEAVELRVGTIVEVEDFPEARRPAYKLKIDFGGELGIKKSSAQITQLYQREELVGKQIIAVTNFPPKQIGPIRSEVLVTGFYGEDGAVTLAVPDKPTANGNRLA; this comes from the coding sequence ATGAGCGAGATCACCTGGAGCGACTTCGAAGCCGTCGAACTGCGTGTCGGCACGATTGTCGAAGTCGAAGATTTCCCCGAAGCCCGCCGCCCTGCCTACAAGCTAAAGATCGACTTCGGCGGGGAGCTGGGCATCAAGAAGTCGAGCGCCCAGATCACGCAGCTCTACCAGCGCGAAGAGCTCGTCGGCAAACAAATCATCGCCGTCACCAACTTCCCCCCGAAACAAATCGGCCCCATCCGCAGCGAAGTCTTAGTAACAGGCTTCTACGGAGAAGACGGAGCCGTCACCCTGGCCGTGCCCGATAAACCGACGGCCAACGGCAACCGACTGGCGTAG
- a CDS encoding Imm7 family immunity protein — MVFNKAIRNLNNTSGVLHITSSRNHTAPELFQLLDWIVENALGSYGIIYVLDDESEYSNEFRVIKINKGNYTFHNDPFLSPIYPEVEYEL; from the coding sequence TTGGTTTTCAACAAGGCAATTAGGAATTTAAACAACACATCCGGAGTATTGCATATTACTTCATCTCGTAACCATACTGCTCCTGAGTTGTTTCAATTGCTAGATTGGATCGTTGAAAATGCATTAGGATCATATGGTATAATATATGTACTTGATGATGAGTCTGAATACAGTAATGAATTTAGGGTGATAAAAATAAACAAAGGTAACTATACCTTCCATAACGACCCTTTTTTATCTCCTATATATCCAGAGGTGGAGTATGAGCTTTAG